The following proteins are co-located in the Salinigranum halophilum genome:
- a CDS encoding amino acid permease, translating to MGDEELAKDLGPLAALTIGVGTMIGAGIFVLPGTAIQQAGSFAIVSFVVGGAIALLTALSASELGTAMPRSGGAYFYVNRALGPLFGSVAGWANWMGLAFASAFYMVGFGQYIQNILGLGTVSLGIIALDPVKLVALAGAALFVFVNYVGAKETGKLQNVIVVILVAILAVFTLVGALRAEPGNLPPSNGFGPMITTTGLIFVSYLGFVQITSVAEEIKDPDRNLPRAVIGSVVIVTLIYALVLIVMSAAVEQGYIAQQEAAGNIAVVEVARLLLGPVGAIAMLFGGLLATASSANASILASSRINFAMGRDSIVTPELNEIHPRFGTPYRSIAITGAFILVFIVLAPINTLATMGSVLHLVIYGLLNIALIVMREADAADYDPSYTVPLYPITPIVGCILSFSLIAFIEPRVTIAFSGAFVLFAALWYLGYARSRTEKQGVLSEYILSRSEEMPEAAVSAATSVQPDGGQYRVMVPLANPGHEKDLITLASAIAKQRGGTVVATHIVQVPDQTALESARQQDDFDAARGLLEQAREDAETFGVPVETHTVLSHRSFEEIFDAARTYDADLTVMGWGPDAHGSPGRAESAIDELAHSLPCDFLVMKDRGFDASRILVPTAGGPDSGLSAEVAAMLREEYGSEIDLLHVADDVAAGEAFLTEWAEDHDLADANCIVESGDVEGAIARHAEDASLLIIGATERGLLGRLVRGSLVLDVLYEVECSVLLAERKTQRSLRERLFG from the coding sequence ATGGGTGACGAAGAACTCGCCAAAGACCTCGGCCCCCTCGCTGCGCTGACCATCGGCGTCGGGACCATGATCGGTGCCGGTATCTTCGTCCTGCCCGGCACGGCTATCCAGCAGGCCGGGTCGTTCGCCATCGTCTCGTTCGTCGTCGGCGGGGCCATCGCCCTGTTGACGGCGCTGTCGGCCTCAGAACTCGGGACGGCGATGCCGCGCTCGGGCGGGGCATACTTCTACGTCAACCGGGCGCTCGGGCCGCTCTTCGGCTCCGTGGCGGGGTGGGCGAACTGGATGGGGCTCGCCTTTGCCTCCGCGTTCTACATGGTCGGCTTCGGCCAGTACATCCAGAACATCCTCGGGTTGGGGACGGTCAGCCTCGGGATAATCGCGCTGGACCCGGTCAAACTCGTCGCGCTCGCGGGCGCGGCGCTGTTCGTCTTCGTCAACTACGTCGGCGCGAAGGAGACCGGGAAGCTCCAGAACGTCATCGTCGTCATCCTCGTCGCCATCCTCGCCGTGTTCACGCTGGTGGGGGCGCTCCGCGCCGAACCGGGCAACCTCCCGCCGAGCAACGGGTTCGGCCCGATGATCACGACGACCGGCCTCATCTTCGTCTCGTACCTCGGCTTCGTCCAGATCACGTCCGTGGCGGAGGAGATCAAAGACCCCGACCGGAACCTCCCCCGCGCGGTCATCGGAAGCGTCGTCATCGTGACGCTCATCTACGCGCTCGTCCTCATCGTCATGAGCGCCGCCGTCGAACAGGGGTACATCGCCCAGCAGGAAGCGGCGGGCAACATCGCCGTCGTCGAGGTCGCCCGGCTCTTGCTCGGCCCGGTCGGTGCCATCGCCATGCTGTTCGGTGGGCTGCTCGCCACCGCCTCCAGCGCGAACGCGAGCATTCTCGCCTCCTCGCGAATCAACTTCGCGATGGGTCGTGACTCCATCGTCACCCCGGAGCTCAACGAGATCCACCCACGGTTCGGTACGCCGTACCGCTCCATCGCCATCACGGGCGCGTTCATCCTCGTGTTCATCGTCCTCGCGCCGATCAACACGCTGGCGACGATGGGAAGCGTCCTCCACCTGGTCATCTACGGGCTGCTCAACATCGCCCTCATCGTGATGCGTGAGGCCGACGCCGCCGACTACGACCCGTCCTACACGGTTCCGCTCTACCCCATCACGCCCATCGTCGGCTGCATCCTCTCGTTCTCGCTCATCGCGTTCATCGAGCCACGCGTCACCATCGCGTTCAGTGGCGCGTTCGTCCTCTTCGCGGCGCTGTGGTACCTCGGCTACGCTCGCTCGCGCACGGAGAAACAGGGCGTCCTCAGTGAGTACATCCTGAGCCGTTCGGAGGAGATGCCGGAAGCGGCCGTCTCCGCGGCCACGAGTGTCCAGCCCGACGGCGGACAGTACCGCGTGATGGTCCCCCTCGCGAACCCCGGTCACGAGAAGGACCTCATCACGCTCGCCTCCGCCATCGCCAAACAGCGGGGCGGGACGGTCGTCGCCACCCACATCGTGCAGGTGCCCGACCAGACCGCCCTCGAGTCCGCCCGGCAGCAGGACGACTTCGACGCGGCTCGCGGCCTCCTCGAGCAGGCTCGCGAGGACGCCGAGACCTTCGGGGTGCCCGTCGAGACACACACCGTCCTCTCACACCGTTCGTTCGAGGAGATATTCGACGCCGCACGGACGTACGACGCCGACCTCACGGTCATGGGGTGGGGGCCGGACGCCCACGGGTCGCCGGGGCGGGCCGAATCCGCCATCGACGAACTCGCACACTCGCTCCCGTGTGACTTCCTCGTGATGAAAGACCGTGGCTTCGACGCCTCTCGCATCCTCGTGCCCACGGCAGGCGGCCCCGACTCCGGCCTCTCCGCGGAGGTCGCCGCGATGCTCCGCGAGGAGTACGGCTCGGAGATCGACCTCCTGCACGTCGCGGACGACGTCGCCGCCGGCGAGGCCTTCCTCACCGAGTGGGCCGAAGACCACGACCTCGCGGACGCGAACTGCATCGTCGAGAGCGGTGACGTCGAGGGCGCCATCGCCCGCCACGCCGAGGACGCGTCGCTGCTCATCATCGGGGCCACGGAACGCGGACTCCTCGGCCGGTTGGTCCGCGGTTCGCTCGTCCTCGACGTCCTCTACGAGGTGGAGTGCTCCGTCCTCCTGGCGGAGCGGAAGACCCAGCGGAGCCTGCGCGAACGCCTGTTCGGCTGA
- a CDS encoding MFS transporter has protein sequence MRRPSRRWLVVVVAALVMGGAGTYQFVWSSVSGVVGTRFDASAPALGTVFTLFVLTQTLTQLPAGRIRDRYGPRTLLLVAAGCLFVGYAGVGVARSFPFVAAAYAVGGVGSGIAYTVAVNTPSKWIPADGRRGLATGLVAMAYSGTSVLFIPFLRGSLDGAFTTTLLGLGAVVGVGGLLGAWVVRDPDRPGEDDARDEADEATADDQQTPAHVTGRSRAVGWRTAVRTWQFWVLYGVMVVVNGVGLMLVGQSVGFATGLGLSPAAATTVASVIALADGAGVFVVSGLADRFGGERTAGVSLVACGCALAAGVFVGARGFATPFVLCVAAAAFFRSPVFGIFPTLVAEYYGAARSSENYAAVYTAKVPGGVVGGTVAGTLVVALGWAQSFYLGAALLLLAGVGALTLRPVQLDASTQAETTADD, from the coding sequence ATGCGCCGTCCCTCCCGCCGCTGGCTGGTCGTCGTCGTTGCCGCGCTAGTGATGGGTGGTGCCGGCACCTACCAGTTCGTCTGGTCGTCGGTCAGCGGCGTCGTCGGCACCCGGTTCGACGCGTCGGCCCCCGCGCTCGGCACCGTCTTCACCCTGTTCGTCCTGACCCAGACGCTCACCCAGCTCCCCGCGGGTCGCATCCGCGACCGGTACGGCCCGCGAACCCTCCTGCTGGTCGCCGCTGGCTGTCTCTTCGTCGGCTACGCCGGGGTCGGCGTCGCCCGCTCGTTCCCGTTCGTCGCCGCCGCGTACGCCGTCGGCGGCGTCGGCTCCGGCATCGCCTACACGGTCGCCGTGAACACCCCCTCCAAGTGGATTCCCGCCGATGGCCGTCGCGGGCTCGCGACCGGACTCGTGGCGATGGCGTACAGCGGGACCAGCGTCCTCTTCATCCCGTTTCTCCGCGGCTCGCTCGACGGGGCGTTCACGACCACGCTGCTCGGTCTCGGTGCGGTCGTGGGTGTCGGCGGCCTCCTCGGCGCGTGGGTCGTCCGCGACCCCGACCGCCCCGGCGAGGACGACGCCCGCGACGAGGCCGACGAGGCGACAGCCGACGACCAGCAGACACCAGCCCACGTGACCGGACGGTCCCGTGCCGTCGGCTGGCGCACCGCCGTGCGGACGTGGCAGTTCTGGGTGCTCTACGGCGTGATGGTGGTGGTCAACGGCGTCGGCCTCATGCTCGTCGGACAGTCGGTGGGGTTCGCCACCGGGCTCGGCCTGTCGCCGGCCGCGGCGACGACCGTCGCCTCGGTCATCGCCCTCGCCGACGGCGCCGGCGTGTTCGTGGTGAGCGGCCTCGCGGACCGCTTCGGCGGCGAGCGCACTGCGGGCGTCTCGCTCGTCGCCTGTGGCTGTGCGCTCGCGGCCGGTGTCTTCGTCGGCGCGCGCGGGTTCGCGACACCGTTCGTCCTCTGTGTCGCCGCCGCGGCCTTCTTCCGGAGCCCCGTCTTCGGCATCTTCCCGACGCTCGTCGCCGAGTACTACGGCGCGGCGCGCTCCTCGGAGAACTACGCGGCCGTCTACACCGCGAAGGTCCCCGGCGGCGTCGTCGGCGGTACCGTCGCCGGCACGCTCGTCGTGGCGCTCGGCTGGGCGCAGTCGTTCTACCTCGGAGCGGCGCTCTTACTCCTTGCCGGCGTCGGAGCGCTCACCCTCCGCCCCGTGCAACTCGACGCGTCCACGCAGGCGGAGACGACCGCAGACGACTGA
- a CDS encoding universal stress protein, whose protein sequence is MADDAPPSNLLSTPFVPVASVEDAEITLDAVLDRVAAAGGRMTVAHVVEKAGGAPDKASMEQREELAEAAFDLVRERAADAGVEVETRLLYGTDVAETLVDGAHEVDASAIVFTPRGHKWWWDLFSADVADALVHESDLPVVVLPSPAAARDGDAAADTKTDTNEGDDA, encoded by the coding sequence GTGGCTGACGACGCACCCCCGTCGAACCTGCTCTCCACCCCGTTCGTCCCCGTCGCGAGCGTCGAGGACGCCGAGATAACGCTCGATGCGGTCCTCGACCGGGTCGCGGCTGCGGGCGGCCGAATGACCGTCGCCCACGTCGTCGAGAAAGCGGGTGGCGCACCCGACAAGGCCTCGATGGAACAACGCGAGGAACTCGCCGAGGCGGCGTTCGACCTCGTCCGCGAACGCGCCGCGGACGCGGGCGTCGAGGTCGAGACCCGACTCCTCTACGGCACCGACGTCGCCGAGACGCTCGTCGACGGTGCTCACGAGGTCGACGCGTCGGCCATCGTCTTCACCCCGCGCGGTCACAAGTGGTGGTGGGACCTGTTCAGCGCGGACGTCGCAGACGCACTCGTCCACGAGAGCGACCTGCCCGTGGTGGTGTTGCCGAGTCCGGCCGCAGCCCGCGACGGCGACGCCGCTGCTGACACGAAAACGGACACGAACGAGGGTGACGACGCGTGA